A genomic segment from Stenotrophomonas maltophilia encodes:
- a CDS encoding cytochrome P450, translating to MDERAADAEVVSIDDLLERVRREGPVLRFNNDVVGIFDPALAVRIDKANTDQHTVPDSLIDFLGLRSARDPVAWREVRALLSEQAGRLASAGHMRDLYTRMHGFLAQRADRPHDLSELSWWTISQSLLPLLIDGLSRADVDALIGEQKTRYNAIVLQNFSFWRRIIDFHLSRRAARTVSRHIRRRARETMPREDFLQSLLPLVERVGVDRVAYLVSMVLAGMSGLPGITAASLLYAMHRFPHWHARIREETSALSLEQLYALPIKSLPCTSRFVKETLRLWPGLFALHRPASHDIDIEGVCIRKGGAYELSSYFQHHSPEYWQNPDSFDPDRWLPERRQANKGAYVPFGFSSRACIGSAVGHAQLLLFCALVTRDFELTVQADPAPWMQLEGFAIPVDFIGTLTPRRS from the coding sequence ATGGATGAGCGTGCAGCGGATGCGGAAGTGGTTTCCATCGACGACCTGCTCGAACGCGTGCGTCGCGAAGGGCCGGTACTGCGCTTCAACAATGATGTTGTCGGCATCTTTGATCCGGCCCTGGCGGTCAGGATCGACAAGGCCAACACCGACCAGCACACCGTACCGGATTCACTGATTGATTTTCTTGGGCTGCGCAGCGCCAGGGATCCCGTCGCATGGCGCGAGGTGCGGGCACTGCTGAGCGAGCAGGCCGGGCGGCTGGCCAGTGCCGGGCATATGCGCGACCTCTACACGCGCATGCACGGCTTCCTGGCCCAGCGTGCGGATCGGCCGCATGACCTCAGCGAACTGAGCTGGTGGACGATCTCGCAGTCGCTGTTGCCGCTGCTGATCGATGGCCTGAGCCGTGCCGACGTCGATGCCCTCATCGGCGAACAGAAGACCCGATACAACGCCATCGTGCTGCAGAACTTCTCGTTCTGGCGGCGGATCATCGATTTCCATCTTTCCCGCCGCGCGGCCCGCACGGTGTCACGGCACATCCGCCGCCGTGCGCGCGAGACCATGCCGCGCGAGGACTTCCTGCAATCCCTGCTTCCGCTGGTGGAACGGGTCGGGGTGGATCGTGTGGCCTATCTGGTGTCGATGGTGCTGGCCGGTATGTCAGGCCTGCCTGGCATCACTGCGGCCAGCCTGCTGTACGCGATGCACCGTTTTCCGCACTGGCACGCCCGCATCCGTGAGGAAACCTCGGCGCTGAGCCTGGAGCAGCTGTACGCGCTGCCGATCAAGTCGTTGCCGTGCACGTCGCGCTTCGTCAAGGAAACCCTGCGGCTGTGGCCGGGACTGTTCGCCCTGCATCGTCCGGCCTCGCACGATATCGATATCGAGGGCGTGTGCATCCGCAAGGGCGGGGCGTACGAGTTGTCGTCCTACTTCCAGCATCATTCGCCGGAGTACTGGCAGAACCCGGACAGCTTTGATCCTGATCGCTGGTTGCCCGAGCGACGCCAGGCCAACAAGGGCGCGTACGTGCCCTTCGGATTCTCCTCGCGGGCCTGCATCGGCAGTGCGGTCGGCCATGCGCAGTTGCTCTTGTTCTGTGCGCTGGTGACCCGCGATTTCGAGTTGACGGTACAGGCTGATCCAGCACCGTGGATGCAGCTGGAAGGTTTTGCCATTCCGGTCGACTTCATCGGTACGTTGACGCCGCGGCGCAGCTGA
- a CDS encoding PA1136 family autoinducer-binding transcriptional regulator: protein MPALVPALLELEQARSLPAVGGVLRAAASPLGYDRLLVFATGTGLERDAQRVYWIEGDWFGDGSDTELARYLHACPVNRHVLDSNAPFFWSKRQGVRGERYQVVKQPRGDGLHGLQVPAFGPTGLEGAVSFAGTSIDASASARLLLEMVGTSAFRAARRLAEAPADVPAGALSAREREVLRWVAAGRRQAEIAATLGLSARTVENHLRRARQRLGVATTAQAVRAAARRGEIED from the coding sequence ATGCCTGCGCTGGTGCCCGCGCTGCTGGAACTGGAACAGGCGCGGTCACTGCCTGCGGTGGGCGGCGTGCTGCGCGCCGCCGCCTCACCCTTGGGCTACGATCGACTGCTGGTGTTTGCCACCGGGACCGGGCTGGAACGCGACGCGCAGCGCGTGTACTGGATCGAGGGTGACTGGTTCGGCGACGGCAGCGATACCGAACTCGCCCGCTACCTGCACGCCTGCCCGGTCAACCGCCATGTACTGGACAGCAATGCGCCGTTCTTCTGGAGCAAGCGCCAGGGCGTGCGCGGCGAACGCTATCAGGTGGTGAAGCAGCCGCGCGGCGATGGCCTGCATGGGTTGCAGGTGCCGGCGTTCGGCCCGACCGGCCTGGAGGGTGCGGTCAGCTTCGCCGGCACCTCGATTGATGCGTCCGCCAGCGCGCGCCTGCTGCTGGAAATGGTCGGAACGTCAGCCTTCCGTGCAGCGCGGCGGCTCGCCGAAGCGCCGGCGGATGTTCCCGCAGGCGCGCTGAGCGCACGCGAACGCGAGGTGCTGCGCTGGGTCGCCGCCGGGCGGCGCCAGGCTGAAATCGCGGCCACGCTGGGGCTGTCTGCACGCACGGTGGAGAACCACCTGCGGCGAGCGCGACAACGGCTCGGCGTAGCCACCACCGCGCAGGCGGTGCGCGCGGCAGCCCGCCGTGGCGAGATTGAAGACTAA
- the hchA gene encoding glyoxalase III HchA, giving the protein MNTQEPSRQPSPDPAERDAFFPSPYSLSQFTSPRSDLSGADYPDARRDGRWKVLMIAADERYLPTANGHLFSTGNHPVETLLPMYHLDKAGFDIDVATLSGNAVKFEWWAFPHEDREIGALYERYEARFRQPLQLDEVVAGLGADSDYAAVFIPGGHGALIGLPESAAVKATLQWAMARQRHIITLCHGPAALLAAGVDEADGGSLFRGYRICAFPDAMDRQTPEIGYMPGQLRWFFGERLAQQGVQIVNEGIDGSVLQDRLLLTGDSPLAGNALGKLAARTLLDALAGR; this is encoded by the coding sequence ATGAACACGCAAGAGCCCAGCCGCCAGCCCAGCCCAGATCCGGCCGAGCGCGATGCCTTCTTCCCGTCGCCGTACTCGCTGTCGCAGTTCACCTCGCCCAGGAGCGACCTGTCCGGGGCCGACTATCCGGATGCGCGCCGCGATGGCCGCTGGAAGGTGCTGATGATCGCCGCCGACGAGCGTTATCTGCCGACCGCCAATGGCCATCTGTTCTCCACCGGCAACCATCCGGTGGAAACCCTGCTGCCGATGTACCACCTGGACAAGGCCGGCTTCGACATCGACGTGGCGACGCTGTCCGGCAACGCCGTCAAGTTCGAGTGGTGGGCCTTCCCGCACGAGGACCGCGAAATCGGCGCACTGTACGAACGCTACGAGGCGCGCTTCCGCCAGCCGTTGCAACTGGACGAGGTGGTGGCCGGCCTGGGAGCCGATTCGGACTATGCCGCCGTATTCATTCCCGGTGGCCACGGCGCACTGATCGGCCTGCCGGAGAGCGCGGCGGTGAAAGCCACGCTGCAGTGGGCCATGGCCAGGCAGCGCCACATCATCACCCTCTGCCATGGCCCGGCGGCGCTGCTGGCGGCGGGCGTCGACGAAGCCGATGGTGGCTCGCTGTTCCGTGGCTACCGCATCTGTGCCTTCCCCGACGCCATGGACCGGCAGACACCGGAGATCGGCTACATGCCGGGGCAGCTGCGTTGGTTCTTCGGTGAACGACTGGCCCAGCAGGGCGTGCAGATCGTCAATGAAGGCATCGATGGCAGCGTGCTGCAGGATCGCCTGCTGCTGACCGGCGACAGTCCGCTGGCCGGCAACGCGTTGGGCAAGCTGGCCGCGCGTACGCTGCTCGATGCACTGGCGGGGCGCTGA
- a CDS encoding cytochrome P450, whose product MQGTSNEGSTVAAERLAARVEREGPVLKLETGGVGVFCPELAGKVDKENSEHLYVIESLADLFRRHERVRWTEVRSLIATRSAELTSAQNLDALQSRMRQALDAVCGHELDATPAVWKVMAHPLIPMVIDGLDARGRAAIERALHLRYSIQVEQVIHRRDLLRNFLINRAESRTIHSELKRRVRDGRAPLDYAQSLLTLRERIGLDKVTYLVTVQLIAISGVPGMMAACLLLAMQMHPHWRQRIEEEFAPLSDAEIHALPMARIPCTMRFLKEVMRLYSTPFNNRRVAACDLQVEGQAIAEGTVFELSSFIQHRSAKYWDDPLQFDPDRWLPERRKRTAGIYVPYGFPTRSCVGSAVGNAQLVLLCALLAREFRFTPSAGYRPEVRMEGFAIPAALHGTFSRRSAGA is encoded by the coding sequence ATGCAAGGGACGTCGAACGAAGGCAGTACAGTTGCTGCCGAACGCCTGGCCGCGCGCGTCGAGCGCGAAGGGCCGGTATTGAAGCTGGAAACCGGCGGCGTCGGGGTGTTCTGCCCGGAGCTGGCCGGCAAGGTCGACAAGGAAAATTCCGAACACCTGTATGTAATCGAATCGCTGGCCGACCTGTTCCGGCGGCACGAGCGCGTGCGCTGGACCGAAGTGCGTAGCCTGATTGCCACGCGCAGTGCCGAACTCACCAGTGCACAGAATCTGGATGCGTTGCAGTCGCGCATGCGGCAGGCGCTGGACGCAGTGTGCGGGCATGAACTGGATGCGACGCCGGCAGTATGGAAGGTCATGGCCCATCCGTTGATCCCAATGGTGATCGACGGGCTGGATGCACGGGGACGCGCCGCCATAGAGCGTGCGCTGCATCTGCGCTATTCCATCCAGGTCGAGCAGGTCATCCATCGGCGCGACCTTCTGCGCAATTTCCTGATCAATCGTGCCGAGTCGCGCACGATTCATTCCGAACTGAAGCGGCGCGTGCGCGATGGCCGTGCTCCGCTGGACTACGCGCAGTCATTGCTGACCCTGCGCGAGCGCATCGGCCTGGACAAGGTTACCTACCTGGTCACCGTGCAGCTGATCGCCATTTCCGGGGTGCCCGGCATGATGGCCGCCTGCCTGCTGCTGGCGATGCAGATGCATCCACACTGGCGCCAGCGCATCGAGGAGGAATTCGCGCCGCTCTCGGATGCGGAGATCCATGCGCTGCCGATGGCCAGGATTCCCTGCACGATGCGCTTCCTGAAGGAAGTGATGCGGCTGTATTCCACGCCCTTCAACAACCGTCGGGTGGCCGCCTGCGATCTGCAGGTGGAAGGGCAGGCCATCGCCGAGGGCACGGTGTTCGAGCTGAGCTCGTTCATCCAGCATCGCTCGGCAAAATACTGGGATGACCCGCTGCAGTTCGATCCCGATCGCTGGCTGCCCGAGCGGCGCAAGCGCACCGCCGGCATCTATGTGCCTTATGGCTTCCCCACGCGCTCGTGCGTGGGGTCAGCGGTGGGCAACGCACAGCTGGTACTACTGTGTGCGCTGCTCGCACGTGAATTCCGTTTCACCCCCAGCGCCGGCTACCGGCCCGAGGTGCGCATGGAAGGCTTCGCGATTCCGGCGGCGCTGCACGGCACGTTCTCGCGGCGTTCGGCCGGTGCCTGA
- a CDS encoding esterase/lipase family protein: MATTGLGFIGRTTLIFTVLLTLGGCATLRQFGPSVQVASVTPGQYIALKRGDILTTGKLSAATTETLRVAGLDEGVCAKPGLPCIEAMEGSIVVREEDKRSSLAELWLQYAMTLPAPKREYSASGRAKTAITELDADFQPRLDAWMQVARQAYAYLFFTERTANQRGFEDRQTQVRDYYNLAVQEASVQLYNAYATGRVHSQASHFQLGRWTFVLAPSGEASPLDTRTPTELVPAASLSFTGTLRSVHRRDGFGAELVAVMDDPAGSTATPPSATTPTAQASTSAAQSWSEMPSPSMTVLLRFSGKNLWEVLHDDEPELEIHDPYQVSEVTLHGQQVPLAANFTAGYALWLARSNFSHQSLRSLFGGKGGIDTPHLYMMQPYDPNRRVLLMIHGLASSPEAWVNVANELMRDDEIRQDFQVWQFYYPTNMPIAMSHDAMRHTLAEVFKHFDPSGKAQASHDMVLVGHSMGGVISRLMVSSSGDHLVDTLLATAQMTPAQRELLRTKGAPVLTFLPEPEVSRVVFIATPHRGTDVAGTRLGRWIGRLVRLPLTVLEDVATLANDGQIDRNDGKHGYQMNSIQNLDKDDPFVRAVADLPMSPKVHYHSIIARAKADGPLEKTDDGLVPYWSSHLPHADSEKVIVSGHSVQEATPAIVELRRILHEDMQEHGRTGR; the protein is encoded by the coding sequence ATGGCTACCACGGGCTTGGGCTTCATCGGCCGCACGACCCTCATTTTCACCGTGCTGCTCACCCTGGGCGGCTGCGCGACGCTGCGCCAGTTCGGACCGTCGGTGCAGGTTGCCTCGGTCACGCCCGGCCAGTACATCGCGCTCAAGCGCGGTGACATCCTCACCACCGGCAAGCTCAGCGCGGCGACGACCGAGACCCTGCGCGTGGCCGGGCTCGATGAGGGCGTCTGTGCCAAGCCTGGCCTGCCCTGCATCGAGGCGATGGAAGGCAGCATCGTGGTGCGCGAGGAAGACAAGCGCTCCAGCCTGGCCGAGCTGTGGCTGCAGTATGCGATGACCCTGCCGGCGCCGAAGCGCGAGTACTCGGCATCCGGCCGCGCCAAGACCGCGATCACCGAGCTGGATGCCGACTTCCAGCCGCGGCTGGACGCCTGGATGCAGGTCGCGCGCCAGGCCTATGCCTATCTGTTCTTCACCGAACGCACCGCCAACCAGCGTGGTTTCGAAGACCGCCAGACCCAGGTGCGCGACTACTACAACCTGGCTGTGCAGGAAGCCTCGGTGCAGCTGTACAACGCGTATGCCACCGGCCGCGTGCACAGCCAGGCCAGCCATTTCCAGCTGGGCCGCTGGACCTTCGTGCTGGCCCCTTCAGGCGAAGCATCACCGCTGGATACGCGTACCCCTACCGAGCTGGTACCGGCGGCCTCGCTGTCCTTCACCGGCACGCTGCGCAGCGTGCATCGCCGCGATGGCTTCGGTGCCGAGCTGGTGGCGGTGATGGACGACCCGGCCGGCAGCACGGCCACCCCGCCTTCGGCAACGACACCCACCGCGCAGGCAAGCACCTCGGCCGCGCAGAGCTGGAGCGAGATGCCCTCGCCTTCGATGACGGTGCTGCTGCGCTTCTCGGGAAAGAACCTGTGGGAAGTGCTGCACGACGACGAGCCGGAACTGGAGATCCACGATCCCTACCAGGTCTCGGAAGTGACCCTGCACGGCCAGCAGGTGCCACTGGCGGCCAACTTCACTGCCGGCTATGCGCTGTGGCTGGCACGCTCCAACTTCAGCCACCAGTCGCTGCGCTCGTTGTTTGGTGGCAAGGGCGGCATCGACACGCCGCATCTGTACATGATGCAACCCTACGACCCGAACCGCCGTGTGCTGCTGATGATCCATGGCCTGGCCAGCAGTCCGGAAGCCTGGGTCAACGTGGCCAACGAACTGATGCGCGACGACGAGATCCGCCAGGACTTCCAGGTCTGGCAGTTCTACTACCCGACCAACATGCCCATCGCGATGAGCCACGATGCGATGCGCCACACGCTGGCCGAAGTGTTCAAGCACTTCGATCCCAGCGGCAAGGCTCAGGCCTCGCATGACATGGTGCTGGTCGGGCACAGCATGGGCGGGGTGATCTCGCGGTTGATGGTCTCTTCCTCCGGCGACCACCTGGTCGACACCCTGCTGGCCACCGCGCAGATGACGCCCGCCCAGCGCGAGCTGCTGCGGACCAAGGGCGCGCCGGTGCTGACCTTCCTGCCGGAACCGGAGGTATCGCGGGTGGTGTTCATCGCCACGCCGCATCGCGGCACCGACGTGGCCGGCACCCGCCTCGGCCGTTGGATCGGCCGCCTGGTACGGCTGCCGCTGACCGTGCTGGAAGACGTGGCGACACTGGCCAACGACGGCCAGATCGATCGCAACGATGGCAAGCACGGCTACCAGATGAACAGCATCCAGAACCTGGACAAGGACGACCCGTTCGTCCGCGCCGTGGCCGATCTGCCGATGTCACCGAAGGTGCACTACCACTCGATCATCGCCCGCGCCAAGGCCGATGGCCCGCTGGAAAAGACCGATGACGGGCTGGTGCCCTACTGGAGCTCGCACCTGCCGCACGCGGATTCGGAGAAGGTGATCGTGTCCGGGCACAGCGTGCAGGAAGCCACGCCGGCCATCGTCGAGCTGCGGCGGATCCTGCATGAGGACATGCAGGAACACGGGCGAACGGGAAGGTAA
- a CDS encoding methyltransferase family protein gives MAWLETRIPPPVVMLLCAAAGFAARWLLPGFHLRLPVPVLLAGVMMTLGIVLNLLPKLSFQRAGTTVNPLRPSASSALVTSGIYRRTRNPMYLGQALVLFGAMVYLQNLIALLVVPLFLVYITRLQILPEERALMARFPEAYAQYRHRVPRWL, from the coding sequence ATGGCCTGGCTGGAAACCCGCATTCCCCCGCCCGTGGTGATGCTGCTGTGCGCCGCTGCAGGCTTTGCAGCACGCTGGCTGCTGCCGGGTTTCCACCTTCGGCTGCCGGTGCCGGTTCTGCTGGCAGGCGTGATGATGACGCTGGGTATCGTGCTCAATCTGCTGCCCAAGCTGTCGTTCCAGCGCGCCGGTACCACCGTCAATCCTCTGCGACCTTCGGCGTCGAGCGCGCTGGTTACCAGCGGAATCTACCGCCGCACGCGAAATCCGATGTATCTCGGGCAGGCGCTGGTCCTGTTTGGGGCCATGGTGTACCTGCAGAACCTGATCGCGCTGCTGGTGGTGCCGCTGTTCCTGGTGTACATCACCCGGCTGCAGATCCTGCCGGAAGAGCGGGCACTGATGGCCCGCTTTCCCGAGGCGTACGCGCAGTACCGCCATCGCGTGCCGCGCTGGCTGTAG
- a CDS encoding lipoprotein, producing MKKLLVPALLIAALSGCMPTKQASPEQIKDAPAARIFPIDAQGEPTGTITITRDVGFVGSGCYMGVMVDGKMAAHLDPAERLSLVLAEGRHVLTATPVQGRGLCGVLQSEKTNNSRRRSTEINVRAGATQAYRLYSSAEEFPVIEPAF from the coding sequence ATGAAGAAGCTGCTCGTCCCTGCCCTGCTGATTGCCGCATTGTCCGGCTGCATGCCCACCAAGCAGGCGTCGCCCGAGCAGATCAAGGATGCTCCGGCCGCGCGCATTTTCCCGATCGATGCCCAGGGTGAACCCACGGGCACCATCACGATCACCCGCGATGTCGGATTCGTGGGCAGCGGCTGCTACATGGGCGTCATGGTCGACGGCAAGATGGCCGCACACCTCGACCCCGCCGAGCGCCTGTCCCTTGTCCTGGCCGAGGGGCGCCACGTACTGACCGCCACGCCTGTCCAGGGGCGGGGCCTGTGCGGCGTGCTGCAATCGGAGAAGACCAACAATTCCCGTCGGCGCTCGACCGAAATCAACGTCCGCGCCGGCGCCACGCAGGCGTATCGCCTCTACTCCTCCGCTGAAGAGTTCCCGGTAATCGAACCGGCGTTCTGA
- a CDS encoding response regulator transcription factor, with protein sequence MLRALHRGERLQGTGSQTAATGKTVVVADEHAIFVLGMVSSLRVLPQVVVTGQTTRRTVLLELVEQQQPDVVITGYTLQVEGSTHPGHAPIADIGRLSPSTRIIVITSQPSDALHRRILRAGAHLVQDKTCPINTLIRGVIDTLKGGAPAAAHNQRPVIVGTGTLSTCEQQVLRLYLSGMNVTAIATLLQRSKKTISAQKISAMKKLGVSSNQELVLLATTFPPPEWPEAGGR encoded by the coding sequence GTGCTGCGCGCGCTGCATCGGGGTGAACGGTTGCAGGGTACGGGCTCCCAGACCGCTGCGACCGGCAAGACCGTGGTGGTGGCGGACGAGCATGCCATCTTCGTGCTCGGCATGGTGAGCTCGCTGCGGGTGCTTCCGCAGGTTGTGGTGACCGGCCAGACCACCCGTCGCACCGTGCTGCTGGAACTGGTGGAACAGCAGCAGCCCGACGTGGTCATCACCGGCTACACCCTGCAGGTGGAAGGCAGCACGCACCCCGGCCACGCACCGATCGCGGATATCGGCCGCTTGTCGCCGAGCACCCGCATCATCGTCATTACATCGCAACCGAGCGACGCGCTGCACCGGCGCATTCTGCGTGCAGGCGCCCACCTTGTGCAGGACAAGACCTGCCCCATCAACACCCTCATCCGGGGCGTGATCGACACGCTCAAGGGCGGTGCTCCCGCTGCTGCCCACAACCAGCGTCCAGTGATCGTCGGCACCGGTACCCTGTCCACCTGCGAGCAGCAGGTCCTTCGGCTCTATCTTTCCGGCATGAACGTCACCGCCATCGCAACGCTGCTGCAGCGGAGCAAGAAGACCATCAGCGCGCAGAAGATCAGCGCCATGAAAAAGCTCGGGGTATCGAGCAACCAGGAGCTGGTTCTTCTGGCCACGACCTTCCCCCCGCCCGAATGGCCGGAGGCGGGCGGGCGTTGA
- a CDS encoding DUF4388 domain-containing protein produces MAFHGDLDGIDLEDIIVLIGARSGVLSLGPVQGKTLNLHVAAGLVASFSIEQNIEGKDRIFKLARWFSRHRCSFSFEQKPIYATQALHLDLLQLFPRRQPTVSATDPATGPLSDPDTVFMLIKAKKAALPLELQRFLDRVAPMLERGASAHDIARRTQMRLQDVQLALHGLKQARKAWPAFVGTTPPARPAGYGVFSWLLRPRAARAASG; encoded by the coding sequence ATGGCGTTTCATGGCGACCTGGACGGCATCGACCTGGAAGACATCATCGTGCTGATTGGCGCACGGTCGGGCGTGCTTTCGCTCGGCCCGGTCCAGGGAAAAACCCTGAACCTGCATGTGGCCGCGGGACTGGTCGCATCGTTCTCCATCGAGCAGAACATCGAGGGCAAGGACCGGATCTTCAAACTTGCCCGGTGGTTCTCCAGGCACCGATGCAGTTTCAGTTTCGAACAGAAGCCGATCTACGCGACGCAGGCCCTGCACCTGGACCTGCTGCAGCTGTTTCCGCGCCGACAGCCGACCGTTTCAGCGACAGACCCGGCGACGGGCCCGCTATCCGATCCGGACACGGTGTTCATGCTGATCAAGGCCAAGAAGGCCGCGCTTCCACTGGAGCTCCAGCGTTTCCTGGACCGGGTCGCGCCGATGCTGGAAAGGGGCGCCAGTGCGCACGACATCGCCCGGCGCACGCAGATGCGGCTGCAGGATGTACAGCTCGCACTGCACGGCCTGAAACAAGCCAGGAAAGCGTGGCCGGCGTTTGTCGGCACAACGCCACCGGCCCGCCCTGCCGGATATGGCGTGTTCTCGTGGCTGCTGCGCCCCCGTGCTGCGCGCGCTGCATCGGGGTGA
- a CDS encoding GNAT family N-acetyltransferase: MITPIGAMVTASADETRTLCARLLAFNQAHGGDAFDEIPVRLAWHDEHGALRGGVLADVCAGWLQVHVLWVDPELRGQGIGQRLLAEAEAIAYRHGARSVMLDTFDWQAEAFYLRQGYTVYGRLPDCPPGHERIYLRKPLSGS, translated from the coding sequence ATGATCACCCCCATCGGCGCCATGGTGACCGCCAGCGCCGATGAAACGCGCACGTTGTGCGCGCGCCTGCTGGCCTTCAACCAGGCCCACGGCGGCGATGCGTTCGATGAGATTCCAGTGCGCCTGGCCTGGCATGACGAGCACGGCGCGCTGCGCGGTGGCGTGCTGGCCGACGTCTGTGCCGGCTGGCTGCAGGTGCATGTGCTGTGGGTGGACCCGGAACTGCGCGGGCAAGGCATCGGCCAGCGGCTGCTGGCGGAAGCGGAAGCCATTGCGTACCGCCATGGCGCCCGCAGCGTGATGCTGGATACCTTCGACTGGCAGGCCGAAGCCTTCTATCTGCGGCAGGGCTACACCGTATATGGGCGGTTGCCCGACTGCCCGCCCGGTCACGAGCGGATCTACCTGCGCAAGCCGTTGTCAGGCTCCTGA
- the smpB gene encoding SsrA-binding protein SmpB, which yields MSKNSGKDKAKSATANKTIALNKRARHEYHIEERFEAGLALQGWEVKSIRAGRGNIIDAYAYVKQGEIFLIGAQITPLIQASTHVVANDRRERKLLLHRNEIDKLVGKVERDGYTIVPTAMYWSKNKIKLEIALAKGKQTHDKRDAAKDRDWAIEKQRVMRRGNRDA from the coding sequence ATGAGCAAGAACAGCGGCAAGGATAAAGCAAAGAGCGCGACGGCCAACAAGACCATCGCGTTGAACAAGCGTGCCCGCCACGAGTACCACATCGAAGAGCGCTTCGAAGCCGGCCTGGCACTGCAGGGCTGGGAGGTGAAGTCGATCCGCGCGGGCCGCGGCAACATCATCGACGCCTACGCCTATGTGAAGCAGGGCGAGATCTTCCTGATCGGCGCGCAGATCACCCCGTTGATCCAGGCCTCCACCCACGTGGTGGCCAATGACCGGCGCGAGCGCAAGCTGCTGCTGCACCGGAACGAGATCGACAAGCTGGTCGGCAAGGTCGAGCGCGATGGCTACACGATCGTGCCCACCGCGATGTACTGGAGCAAGAACAAGATCAAGCTCGAGATCGCACTGGCCAAGGGCAAGCAGACCCACGACAAGCGCGATGCCGCCAAGGACCGCGACTGGGCGATCGAGAAGCAGCGTGTGATGCGTCGCGGCAACCGCGACGCATGA
- a CDS encoding type II toxin-antitoxin system RatA family toxin, translated as MPTIRRSALVEHSAARMFDLVNDVQAYPRRFRWCSAAQILEQGEDRLVARLDLGLGSFSTWFQTENTLQRPHSIDMQLRDGPFKQLHGRWEFHALAEDACKVTLTLEFEPSSRLLGPALAIGFQGLADRMVNDFVRVADEA; from the coding sequence ATGCCTACTATCCGCCGCAGCGCCCTGGTCGAACATTCGGCCGCGCGCATGTTCGACCTGGTCAACGATGTCCAGGCCTATCCGCGCCGCTTCCGCTGGTGCTCGGCTGCCCAGATCCTGGAGCAGGGCGAGGACCGCCTGGTGGCGCGCCTGGACCTGGGCCTGGGCTCGTTCAGTACCTGGTTCCAGACTGAAAACACCCTGCAGCGCCCGCACAGCATTGATATGCAGCTGCGCGATGGCCCGTTCAAGCAGCTGCACGGCCGCTGGGAATTCCATGCGCTGGCCGAGGATGCCTGCAAGGTCACCCTGACCCTGGAGTTCGAACCCAGCTCACGCCTGCTCGGTCCGGCCCTGGCGATCGGCTTCCAGGGGCTGGCCGATCGCATGGTCAACGATTTCGTCCGCGTCGCCGACGAGGCCTGA
- a CDS encoding RnfH family protein encodes MIEVEVVLAWPQRVLSRRLQLEEGATVADAIAAAALEGSADCPAAAVHGVLARPQQALLEGDRIELLRPLLADPKDNRRRRALGG; translated from the coding sequence ATGATCGAGGTCGAGGTGGTACTGGCCTGGCCGCAGCGGGTGCTGTCGCGCCGCTTGCAGCTGGAAGAGGGTGCGACCGTGGCCGACGCCATCGCCGCCGCCGCGCTGGAAGGCAGTGCCGACTGTCCGGCCGCCGCCGTGCATGGCGTGCTGGCACGTCCACAGCAGGCGCTGCTGGAGGGTGACCGCATCGAGCTGCTGCGCCCGCTGCTGGCCGACCCCAAGGACAACCGCCGGCGTCGCGCGCTCGGCGGTTGA
- a CDS encoding outer membrane protein assembly factor BamE, with protein MRNLLLVAAVALSTTGCGIIYKQPIYQGNLIREDAVAKLQVGQSKQQVTALLGTPSIPDPFHAQRWDYTASQRVNRLGRTEVKNFTVFFENDNVTRWEGEYFPGNDKALAQQTVRQFGRNLPKDKKKKGR; from the coding sequence ATGCGCAATCTCCTGTTGGTCGCCGCCGTCGCCCTGTCCACCACCGGGTGCGGCATCATCTACAAGCAACCCATCTATCAGGGCAACCTGATCCGGGAAGATGCCGTGGCCAAGCTGCAGGTCGGGCAAAGCAAGCAGCAGGTCACCGCGCTGCTGGGCACCCCGTCCATTCCCGACCCGTTCCACGCCCAGCGCTGGGACTACACCGCCAGCCAGCGCGTGAACCGCCTCGGCCGTACCGAGGTGAAGAACTTCACCGTGTTCTTCGAGAACGACAACGTGACCCGTTGGGAAGGCGAGTATTTCCCGGGCAACGACAAGGCCCTGGCCCAGCAGACCGTCCGCCAGTTCGGCCGCAACCTGCCGAAGGACAAGAAGAAGAAGGGCCGCTGA